GACCGGAATGCCGGCATGGGCGAGCTGCCCCGCCACATCCTTGTCCAGCCCGACCCAGCCGCCATCGCCTGAATAGATCACGGCCATCATGTCCGTGCGCGGCGCGGCGGGATCGGTGACGATATTGACCGGCAACCCGACAGGCAGCGCGGCATCGGCGCTGACCGGCGGCGGTGCGAGGAAGGGCTGGATCTGCGTCAGCAGCGCCGCGTCCTTCTGCCCCACCGCCGTGACCAGCCGTCCGCTGCCCGTGCGGCTGACGAAGCGCTGCAAGGCCGCCGGGCGCATCGCGTGGCGCCCGCTATCGGTCAGCGCGATCCAGGGCGAAGGGAGTTGGCGACTGGGCGCGAAGGCAAAGCCGCGATAGGGCCGGCCATAGCCGGTAAGCTTCAGACTGCCCGACCGGCACCAGGGCCGCCCGCCGCTCAGCACGGGCGCGAAATCCTGCGACAGCACCGCCTTGTAGGCGCCGTTCGGCCCGGAGGCGAGCGCGGCATAGGCCAGCGCCGCCCCCTCGCCCCGGCCGATCAGGACCGGCTTGTTGTACATGGGCAGCTTCCAGCGATGCTGGAGGTCGCGGGCAAGGTCGATGATCCCGTAATTGGGGTTGACGCAGCGCTTCGACGCCTGAAGCGCCTTCAGAAATTGCGGCGTGGAGATACCCGCCACCATCGCCCCGCGCGCGGCCAGATGGCGGGCGAAGTCGGCACTGCCCTGATCCCATCCGTTCCGGTCGGACAGCGCCAGCACCACGCCGGTCGGCAGGCCCACCGGGCGATAGACCGCGATGGGCCCCATTGGCGGCAAGTCATAATCGCTCTCACCCACCATGCCGCCCATCGCCGCCGGCACCGCATCGGCTTCCGCCCGCGCCGGGTTCATGGCGTTGAAGGTCGACAGCAATATCCCCGCCCCGGCAAGCAGGCCGGGGATCAGCCACAGACGTGCGCGACGCAGCCGGATCATCCTTGCCTCCGTCAGTCCCCTGGAACCCGGTCTATCCGGGTCCATGTTTGCGACTTGCACAGCAGGCCGCCCAATATGCAGCCCTTGACCCGCATCTGGGCGGGCGACAACTGGCTGATCTGCGAACTGAAGCGGCGGCCCATGTCGGGGACGAAGACAGTACCGCGCCATTCATTCTTGCCGTCCGCGCGATAATCTTCCAGCAATTCGGTGCCGATCAGCCGGGCCGTGCCGCCGTCCCGCGCATCGTCCTGCGCCTCACGGTCGGCCCAGACGACCCAGCCGCACAACCGGTCACCGCAAGGGCCGGTACGCACCGCGACATTGTTGTGAGGGCCAAGCCACAGCCCCTCGGGCTGCGCGACGGGCACCTTTGCCGCCAATGCGGGCGCGGCACATGCCAGGCATGCACTTGCGATCAAAAGCCTCCCCAACCTCATATGACCATCCTTTCAGGAACGATCATCCTGTTTTAGGCCAGCTTACATTGCGCGTCGCTCTGCATATTCTGAATTTTTGGCAATGTTTGCCGCGCGCAGAACGGTGGCCGCCACCAGCGCCGAATCGCTGTGCAGGAAATGCCCGCCCGGCAGGCCGACGACATGCACATTGGACTGGCGCCAGCCCGAACACAGGCTGCCGCTTTCCTCCACCCCATGGATGCAGAGCACCGGCGCCCAGTCGAGCCGCAGCGCAGCGGGCCGGGCCGGGCCGTCATCGGCGAAGTCGAAGACCCCGCCCGGTGTGGCACGGAACAACATGGTGTCGGCCGGCACGATCAGCGCGACCATGGCCACCCGCGATCGCAAGGCAGGCGGCAGGGCCTCCACCCCCGCCAACAGCATGTTCGCGCCGAAGGACTGACCGACCAGCACCAGCTGCCGCGCGCCCGGCTCCGCCAGGGCGCGGCGCACGGCCTGCTCCACCAGCGTGCCGGTTTCGGCAAGCGTGCGGCGGCGGGAGAAGGCGGCCAGCGAGTTGACCCCGATCACCGGCAGCCCGCCCTGCGCCATATGACCGGCGATCACCGGCCCCATGCCCGCGTTGAAGCCCATGTCGCCGGACAGGAAGATCGCCACCGTGCCGTCGCGATTCGACGCCGGGGCCGGCACCAATGTGAACAGCGGCCCGTCGGGATAGCCCAGATACCGGCAATACACCGCCGCGCCGGTCAGCAGCGCGAAGATCGCCGCCAACGTCAGGCCCCATTTGCGGCGTCGGAAAAACGACATTGAAGACACCTGCATTGCTTAATCGCGGCGTGACGTTACCGGCTTTTCCCCGAACGCCAAGCCGCAGAGGGAATAAATGCCGATCGAACCGCGTATATGCATGATGAATAACAATACCGACCTTCGTTCCGCTGCCTCCCGTCTTCCTTTATCCCGTGTCGCTCTGGCCACCGCGCTGCGCCGTCCGCTGCGGGTCGCCCTGTTCTCCGGCAATTATGATTGCGTGCGCGACGGCGCGAACCAGGCGCTGAACCGGCTGGTCGCCTATCTGCTGAACAAGGTGCAGGCGGAGGTCCGCATCTATTCGCCGACTGCCCCGCGCAAGGCGTTTGATTCGGTGGGCGATGTCCGTCCGGTCCGGTCCGTCAGCATTCCGGGGCGGCCGGAATATCGCGTCGCACTGGGCTTTCCCCGCGCGACCCAACAGGATTTCGAGAGTTTCGCCCCTGACATCGTCCATCTCTCCGCCCCCGACCTGCTGGGGCGGCAGGCGCAGAAATATGCGCTTGCACGGGGCATTCCCGTGGTCTCCAGCCTGCATACGCGCTTCGAAACCTATCTCGATTATTATCGGCTGTCCTTCCTGCGCGGGCCGGTCAATCGCTATCTCGACCGCTTTTACGGCGGGTGCGCCTGCATACTCTGCCCAACCCTGCCGATCGCGCAGGAAATGGGCGACCGTTTCGGTACGGATCGCACCGCCATCTGGGGTCGCGGCATCGATCCCGCCTGTTTCCGCCCCGGCCTGCGCGACACGGGGTTCCGCGAGAGACTCGGCTACACGGCCGAGGATGTGGTGCCGCTCTTCTTTGGGCGGCTGGTGCTGGAAAAGGGGCTGGGCGTCTTTGCAGACGCCATCGACGCCCTGCGCGCGCAGGGGCTGGCGGTCCGCCCGCTGATCATCGGCGACGGGCCGGCACGCAATTGGCTGGCGCAGCGGCTGCCCAACGCCACCTTCATGGGGCATCTGGCGGGCGAGGCGCTGGGCCGCGCGGTCGCGAGCGCCGACATATTGATCAACCCATCGGTCACGGAAGCGTTCGGCAATGTCAATCTGGAGGCAATGGCATCGGGCCTCGCGGTCATTTCCGCCGATGTGCCCAGCGCCTCCTCCCTGATCGACGACGGGCGCACCGGCCTGCTTGTGCCGCCCAAGGACGTCGCAGCCTATGCGGAGGCCGCTGCCGCGCTGGTGCGCCAGCCCCATCGCCGCATGGCCCTGGGCACGGCGGCGGCGGAAGCGGCGACGCGCCATCAATGGGACGATGTGCTGGAGGCCGTGGTCCGCAGCTACGCCCAACTCCTCCAGATCCCGCTTGCCACGCCCGTCGCACGGGCGGCATGAGACAGCCATGATGGACGAAGATCCGGACATCCGGGACGATCTGGCGGCGATGCGGCGCTATGCGCGCTCACTGACCCGCGACGATCAGGATGCCGACGACGTCGTGCAGGACGCGCTGCTGCGCGCCATAGAGCGGCGGGCAACCTATCAGCAGGGCCGCAGTCGCCGTCGCTGGCTGCTGGCGATCGTCCACAATGTCTTTTTCTCCGCCAAACGGCGCGAGGCGTCGGAGGCCCGGCGCAACAGCCGCTTTGCCGAAACCCTGATCGACCAGCTGGAACCGGGGCAGGAGGAACATGCCCGCCTGACCGAAATCGCGCGGCAATTCTCCGCCCTGCCCGAACATCATCGCGCAGTGCTGCATCTCACCGCGATCGAAGGGTTGAGTTACCAGCAGGCGGCCGAAACCCTGGGCGTGCCGGTAGGCACGGTGATGTCGCGGCTGTCGCGGGCGCGGGCTGCGTTGCGGGAGCAGGAACAGGGACAGGGACAGGGACAGCAGGCGGCATCTGGCCTCCGGCTGATAGGAGGAAGCGATGACTGACCGTCCGACCGATGTGGAAATCGACGCCTATATCGACGGCGAACTGGATGCGGAGCGCCGTTTCGTGGTCGAAACCCATCTCTCACGCCAGCCGGCGCTGGCTGCGCGGGTCATGGGCGACCTCAGCACGCGCAGCGCGCTTCACATATTGGGCCATGACCGCCGTTCTCTTCCATCCGACCTGATGGCGAAGGCGCAGCGCCTGATCCCGGCGCAGAAAAGCCGCTGGCGCCGCCTGATGCCGGCGGGGCTGGTGGCGAGCAGCCTGGCGGCGGGCCTTGCGGTCTGGACCTTGGGCGTCCAGCATCCACCCGCCTATGTCAACTTCGCGGTGGCATCGCACCGCATCGCCATGATGCGGGCCGTCATGAATTCGCAGGTCGAAACGCCCAAGTTCGATGCGCGGGAAATCGCGCTCAACACCCGCATCGCCATGCCGCAATTGCCCAACGACTGGCATGTGACGGATGTCCAGCTGTTCCCGACCGACAGGGAACCCGCGCTGCTGATGGCGATCCGCACCGATCAGGGGCGCAGGATGACGATCTTCGCCGTGCATGAGAAGACCCATGCCCCCGAACAGCCCGACGCGGTGCGCGAAGGGCCGCAGTCGGTCGCCTATTGGCGGCGGGGCGACATGTCCTATGCGCTGACCGGCGATCAGGAGCCGGGGACGATGGATGCCACCGCCACCGCACTGACGCGGACATGATGGACGGGGCGCACGGAGCGCCCCATCGCTGACGCTCAGGCCTTGAAATTGCCCGCCGTGGCGAAGTCGGCAATATCCTTCCGGCCGCTTGGCGCTTCACGCGTCTGAAGCGCTTCGGGCAGGATCGACTTGTCCGCGATGCGGCCGATCGCCGCGGCCGCCTCGATACGGAAACGGTCGGGAACGGCCAGTTCGATCCGGGCCTTTTCGAAATCCAGGCCAGTCATGCCATGGCTGTGATAACCAAGCCGCGTCGCCTGCAACGCCATCAGCGCCCAGGCCGCACCCGCGTCGAAGCTGTGGCTGTGCGACGGCTTGAGCTCATCCGAGCCGGGAGAAGCCATCTTCGTGTCGGACAGGATGAAGATCAGCGCCGAGGCATTCTGCACCCAGCTCTGGTTGAACGGCAGCAACAGCTCCACGAAACG
This region of Sphingobium sp. EM0848 genomic DNA includes:
- a CDS encoding nitroreductase family protein, with the protein product MSVAARAVSRAVDPLFLERWSPRAFDSSAIPQEDLDTIFDAARWAPSAFNYQPWRFLYAHRDSADWARFVELLLPFNQSWVQNASALIFILSDTKMASPGSDELKPSHSHSFDAGAAWALMALQATRLGYHSHGMTGLDFEKARIELAVPDRFRIEAAAAIGRIADKSILPEALQTREAPSGRKDIADFATAGNFKA
- a CDS encoding AcvB/VirJ family lysyl-phosphatidylglycerol hydrolase, yielding MSFFRRRKWGLTLAAIFALLTGAAVYCRYLGYPDGPLFTLVPAPASNRDGTVAIFLSGDMGFNAGMGPVIAGHMAQGGLPVIGVNSLAAFSRRRTLAETGTLVEQAVRRALAEPGARQLVLVGQSFGANMLLAGVEALPPALRSRVAMVALIVPADTMLFRATPGGVFDFADDGPARPAALRLDWAPVLCIHGVEESGSLCSGWRQSNVHVVGLPGGHFLHSDSALVAATVLRAANIAKNSEYAERRAM
- a CDS encoding sigma-70 family RNA polymerase sigma factor, yielding MMDEDPDIRDDLAAMRRYARSLTRDDQDADDVVQDALLRAIERRATYQQGRSRRRWLLAIVHNVFFSAKRREASEARRNSRFAETLIDQLEPGQEEHARLTEIARQFSALPEHHRAVLHLTAIEGLSYQQAAETLGVPVGTVMSRLSRARAALREQEQGQGQGQQAASGLRLIGGSDD
- a CDS encoding DUF2147 domain-containing protein; this translates as MRLGRLLIASACLACAAPALAAKVPVAQPEGLWLGPHNNVAVRTGPCGDRLCGWVVWADREAQDDARDGGTARLIGTELLEDYRADGKNEWRGTVFVPDMGRRFSSQISQLSPAQMRVKGCILGGLLCKSQTWTRIDRVPGD
- a CDS encoding glycosyltransferase family 1 protein gives rise to the protein MMNNNTDLRSAASRLPLSRVALATALRRPLRVALFSGNYDCVRDGANQALNRLVAYLLNKVQAEVRIYSPTAPRKAFDSVGDVRPVRSVSIPGRPEYRVALGFPRATQQDFESFAPDIVHLSAPDLLGRQAQKYALARGIPVVSSLHTRFETYLDYYRLSFLRGPVNRYLDRFYGGCACILCPTLPIAQEMGDRFGTDRTAIWGRGIDPACFRPGLRDTGFRERLGYTAEDVVPLFFGRLVLEKGLGVFADAIDALRAQGLAVRPLIIGDGPARNWLAQRLPNATFMGHLAGEALGRAVASADILINPSVTEAFGNVNLEAMASGLAVISADVPSASSLIDDGRTGLLVPPKDVAAYAEAAAALVRQPHRRMALGTAAAEAATRHQWDDVLEAVVRSYAQLLQIPLATPVARAA
- a CDS encoding anti-sigma factor, yielding MTDRPTDVEIDAYIDGELDAERRFVVETHLSRQPALAARVMGDLSTRSALHILGHDRRSLPSDLMAKAQRLIPAQKSRWRRLMPAGLVASSLAAGLAVWTLGVQHPPAYVNFAVASHRIAMMRAVMNSQVETPKFDAREIALNTRIAMPQLPNDWHVTDVQLFPTDREPALLMAIRTDQGRRMTIFAVHEKTHAPEQPDAVREGPQSVAYWRRGDMSYALTGDQEPGTMDATATALTRT
- a CDS encoding virulence factor family protein codes for the protein MIRLRRARLWLIPGLLAGAGILLSTFNAMNPARAEADAVPAAMGGMVGESDYDLPPMGPIAVYRPVGLPTGVVLALSDRNGWDQGSADFARHLAARGAMVAGISTPQFLKALQASKRCVNPNYGIIDLARDLQHRWKLPMYNKPVLIGRGEGAALAYAALASGPNGAYKAVLSQDFAPVLSGGRPWCRSGSLKLTGYGRPYRGFAFAPSRQLPSPWIALTDSGRHAMRPAALQRFVSRTGSGRLVTAVGQKDAALLTQIQPFLAPPPVSADAALPVGLPVNIVTDPAAPRTDMMAVIYSGDGGWVGLDKDVAGQLAHAGIPVVGMDSLSYFWSQRTPRGAAADLSAIIRGYSQHWHRPRVLLVGYSFGADVLPYIVGSLPPTQRAKVERLSLLGLSPSADFQFHLSSWLNMDDSPQYPTVPAIARLRGVPILCVKGTQENDSACPSIPRGLAETVVVPGGHHFDRNAPLLVNHMLKGLTI